CTATTGAAAAAGTAGCACCTACAGAAGCACGTATTCTGATCACTGGCGAAAATGGTGTCGGAAAAGAACTGGTTGCTCGTTGGGTACATGAAAAAAGCAGCCGTGCTTCAGGTCCATTGGTAGAGGTGAACTGTGCTGCTATTCCAAGTGAACTGATTGAAAGTGAGCTCTTTGGCCATGAAAAAGGTTCATTCACTTCCGCCATTAAACAACGCATAGGTAAGTTTGAGCAGGCCAATGGTGGTACGCTCTTCTTAGATGAAATTGGCGATATGAGCTTATCTGCCCAGGCCAAGGTACTGAGGGCACTTCAGGAAGGAAAAATTACCCGGGTAGGGGGCGATAAAGAAATCAGTGTTGATGTTCGGGTTATTGCTGCTACCAATAAAGATTTATTGAAGGAAGTGGAGGCAAAGAATTTCCGTCTTGACTTATATCATCGCTTGGGAGTTATTCTTATTCATGTGCCTTCGTTAAATGAAAGAAAAGACGATATTCCTCTCTTAGTAAATCGCTTTTTACAAGATATCTGTGCCGATTATGGGGTTGCCAAAAAAGCAATTGACCCAGACGCCATCAAATTATTACAAGAATATAATTGGACTGGTAATATTCGTGAACTACGCAATGTGGTAGAGCGTTTGGTAATCTTGTCTGGTAAAAGTATTACCAAGGATGATGTTACCAGCTATGTGCTCCCAAAGTAATTAAGCCTTATCATTAGCGTTAATTTCTTGTCACGAAGTCATCTTGCTTTTTATAAAAGCATAGATGGCTTCGTCGCTTTTTAAAAGACGAAGATTCACAAATGTTCGTGTAGCAGCAAGAGTACTTGCACCCGATGCTACGATTGTTTTACCCGGTAATGCTTGACAGAGCAACTCAAAATAGTCATCAATTTCAAATCGTGTGAAATTGGTTATGATATGCGTGAAAATATATTCAATAGGGTTTTGTTGGACTATTTCCTTTACTTGTTGCAGCTTAATATTTGAGCCTAAATAAATGGTTGACCAGCCCCACTTCTTCAACATATAATTTAAGAAAAGCAGCGGCATCTCATGATACTCTCCATCTGGCGTAAACAACAGTATTTGGCGATGTTTATCATTGCTGGCGGTTAACTTATCCGTTTCAGCTATGATTTTATGTTGAATTAAGTAAGAAGAAAAATGTTCTTGTGCCGGAATAACATTATTGGTCATCCAGAGCACTCCAATACGTTTTAGAAATGGATAACAAATTTTAGATATGGCTTCTTCCATTCCAAACTTCTCTATTAACTCATCCAGTATTTGATGAAAAGCTTTCTCATCAAAATCAATAGCTGCTTCAAGAAGTGTTAAAATAAATTGTTGATGATCTTTCGATAGCTTTCCTACTTCTAGTACAGAAGCAATAATTTCTTCTTCAGTTAATGCGGCAATTTTAGAGATCTTCCAACCATTATGATAAAGGAAAGCTATGCGTAGCAAGCGTTTCAGGTCTTCATTCTCATAATAACGTTGTTTGCCTTCTGTGCGCTTTGGTTTAAAAAAATGATAGCGCTGTTCCCAGATCCGGAGCGTATGTGCTTTAATATCACACATATTCTCAATGTCCTTAATCGTAAAATTTTGCATTGCCTACACTTTATTTCCTATTTTCATTGCTGTTGGATTTAGCAAAAACTTTGCGCTGCTTCCGCAGCAAGAGTGATTTAAAATAATAAATTTGTCCGTTTTAAAGTCAACCTAATGCCGTTAGAACACGTATTCATTGTTTACTTAGTCTCCTTATTACTGGTTCTGCTCCCGTCGTTTGGAATAGCAAAGATGTTTCAAAAAGCTGGTGTTGAAAGCTGGAAAGCCTACATTCCTTTTTATAATACCTGGGTAATGCAGGAATTGGCCAAGCGTCCCAAGCATTGGGTGTTCTGGCAATTCATACCTGTAGTAGGTTGGTTTATTACACCCGGTATCTTCATTGAATTTGTAAAGTTATTTGGCCGTTTCACTTTTGGCGAACATATACTGGCTGCGTTGGCAGCTCCTTTTTACTTTCCTTATGTGGGAAATAACCCCAAGATCCATTATATAGGACCAGAAGGGGCTAAACGTTATCACAAACCCAGCTGGCGCGAGTGGATTGATGCTGCTATATTTGCAATAGTTGCAGCTACGCTGATCCGCACCTTTGTGTTTGAGGCCTATACTATTCCTTCAGGCTCTATGGAGAAGACCTTACTGATCAACGACTTCCTTTTTGTAAGCAAGTTTAGTTACGGTCCACGTATTCCTAATACACCTTTGTCTATTCCATTTGTTCACAATTATATACCTGGCAGCAGCCGTACTTCTTATATTAGAGGTGTACAGTTGCCTTATGTTCGTTGGTTTGCAAGCCCTGTGAAAAGAGGCGATGTTGTGGTATTTAATTTTCCTGCTGGTGATACCGTAATTAACTCACCAGAATACCAGTCGCTACGTCCGTATTACGATGTGAAACGCGCTGCTAAAGCTGGCGACATGCAGTCGGAATATGTATTGTCTCACCCTGATGAATACCCGATTGTTGTGCACCCTGTAGATAAATCAGATAACTACATTAAGCGTTGTGTGGGTGTGGCAGGCGATACACTTGAAGTGAAAGGTGGCCAAGTTTATATTAATAGCAAACCAGCTGAGGCTCCGCCATATTCACAAATCAAGTATTTGGTGGAAACAAAAGGACAGCAGCTGGATGAAGAGGCCATGAAAGATTACAATGTAAATCTGAATGACCCTAACCAAATAGAGCCTCAAGGAAAGAACGTATTTAAGATGATGTTGACGAATGATGGCCTTCAAAGAATGGTTAAAGATGGGATCATCATTAACTATCGTCCTTTATTAGAAGAGCCGGCTACTACCGATCCTCGCTTCTGGGGGCAGGTATTGTTTCCGTATGATACTTTACATAAATGGACAGTTGACTTTTTCGGACCAATCTGGATACCTAAAAAAGGAGCTACATTACAGCTAACGCCAGAAAATTATACGATTTATGAGCGAGCTATACGTACGTATGAGCATAACGAATTTTATATGCAGAATGGTAAGTTCTTTTTAAATGGAAAAGAAACTTCTTCTTATACATTTAAAATGGATTATTACTGGATGATGGGAGATAATCGGCATGAGTCACAAGACTCCCGCTTCTGGGGCTTTGTTCCTGAAGATAGAGTAGTGGGTAAAGCTTGGATGATCTGGTTTAGTTGGGATAGTGGTCCACGATGGAACCGATTGTTCAGAATAGTAAAATAAACGTATCTTTAATTGCCCCAAACAAATCGTGCGGGGCATTTTTGTCTCTTAACGTTACATATGAAAGAAAACAAGTTTGAATTTTCGTATAAGGTTTACAGTGGTATAGAAGAATTACCCGAAGACCAACAATGGCTGCTAAATGAGGCCAGAGAAGTTACTGAACAAGCCTATGCTCCTTATTCTCATTTCCAGGTGGGTGCAGTTGCCCGATTGGCAAATGGCGAAATCGTTGCCGGCAGTAATCAGGAGAACGCTTCTTTCCCTGTAGGTCTTTGTGCAGAACGCGTTTTGCTCGCTTCTGTTGCTTCTTTATTTCCAAAGGTTCCTGTTGAAACAATCGCCATTAGTTATAAGGGGGATGGCCATAAAAGTGATCACCCAATTTCACCTTGTGGTATTTGCCGACAGTCGCTACAAGAATTTGAATCTCGGGTTGGACACCCTATTCAATTGATCTTAGGTGGCATGACAGGGCCTGTTTATATAATAGATAGCGCTAGTCGTTTATTGCCATTAGCCTTTACATCAGAAGAATTAAAGACGTCTTGATCATTATAAGATAGAGAATACTTATTAATAGCTGTCTAAAAGGCAGCTATTTGCTTTTAAAATGGTAGAGTTTGTACACCACTATGAAACTTGGCTTCATGTTCCAATAGCCATTGTTTTCGCCAGAGACCACCAGCATAACCTGTAAGGCTGGAATTACTTCCTATTACGCGGTGGCAAGGAATGATAATAGCAATTTTGTTGCGCCCATTAGCCGTTCCTACAGCTCTTATTGCTTTTACATCGCCTAATGTCTTGGATAAGCCCATATAGGAAACGGTCTTGCCATAAGGAATATCTTGCAAGGCAGTCCAAACACGGGTTTGAAAAGTAGTTCCGTTCAATTCAAGGGGTATTGAAAATTCTTTACGTTGTCCTGCAAAGTATTCTTCTAACTCTTGCTGGCACTGTTTTAATAAAGGATGCGTATCAGAAGTTGCTATGGCTTCTTCCCAAAAGTTTACAGTTGTAATGCCCTCATCACTGCATTGCAGCTGCAAATTACCTACAGGAGAGGAGATATAAGAAGTATACATTAACCAATTTTTTGCCCGTTAGAAACAGGTTGCTGTGGTTGTAATAATACCACATTTTTGTTTTCGTCGTAAATGCCTAAAACCAGGCATTCGCTGAAGAAGTTGGCAATCTGCTTTGGTGGGAAATTGACAACAGCTATTACTTGCTGGCCAACCAGCTTTTCAGCTTCATATAAATCGGTTATCTGTGCAGAAGATTTTTTAATACCTAGCTCTCCAAAATCAATAGTTAACTGGTATGCAGGCTTTTTTGCATTGGGAAAGTTAGTTGCAGATAGGATAGCGCCCACCCGGATATCTATTTTATCAAAGTCGGCCCATGTTATCGTTTCCATAGTGTAGTTATTGATCCAAAAGGCTAGCTAGTTGAAGGAGCTCCTCGCTTTTGTAAAAATTCTTTTCATCATCAAAACACTTAGCCATTTCTTCCAATAAGTTTTGAATTACCCTCTTATTGCTATAGGGTTTAAAATAAGCATGTACAGGTGGAACAGAAATTCTTTTAAAATAGGCCTCTACATCCTTATGAGAAAATACTTGTCCAGATGTAGGGTCAATAAAAAACTCTATTTTATTGATATGCTGGTCTTCCGATTCCGAGCTATAACCAGGCTTGAAATACGCCAATACAAATTGCTTGGGTAGATCAATTGCTTTTACGGGTATGTCCAACAAATCACACAGTATCAAATACAAGATTCCATTGCTTATCTGGTTACCTCTTTTGGTTTCTACAACATTATGTAACAAAAAGTCATTGACATTACTGTAATTCAGCTCATTACTCTTCAAGCCGTAATAACCATATAGAATTCCAGTCACAATGCGTACTTGCTCTAATGGGGTTAGGTAATTGTTTAACTCCAGCCAAATATTACGGCGTAGCTTTTCCATTTCTTGCAAAGTAGAAGCCGTTGAGAGGTCTGGATATTGGAATTTTGAAGCCAATAAAGCTCCCACCATAAGGTCGTGGTGTCCCGCTAGGCTCCATTGACGGAAATCTTCTGTCAGATCGGTTAAGTGCAATCGGTGAATTAATAACTCAATTCGTTCTTGGGTGTCCTCGCTTACCGTATTCTCCCATAAGTCCTCCAAATTTGGTATTATGGTGCGGCCAAATTGAATAATTCGTT
This genomic interval from Flavisolibacter tropicus contains the following:
- a CDS encoding sigma-54-dependent transcriptional regulator, yielding MSRILIVDDEKAIRKTLTEILSFEGYTIEEAPDGEEALKCFKEKTYDVVLCDIKMPKLDGLDFLQKATEHNPDVPIIMISGHGTIETAVEAVKKGAYDFIQKPPDLNRLLITIRNAKERNNLVTETKTLKRRVTKVQEMIGESAPIHRIKETIEKVAPTEARILITGENGVGKELVARWVHEKSSRASGPLVEVNCAAIPSELIESELFGHEKGSFTSAIKQRIGKFEQANGGTLFLDEIGDMSLSAQAKVLRALQEGKITRVGGDKEISVDVRVIAATNKDLLKEVEAKNFRLDLYHRLGVILIHVPSLNERKDDIPLLVNRFLQDICADYGVAKKAIDPDAIKLLQEYNWTGNIRELRNVVERLVILSGKSITKDDVTSYVLPK
- a CDS encoding MerR family transcriptional regulator, with the protein product MQNFTIKDIENMCDIKAHTLRIWEQRYHFFKPKRTEGKQRYYENEDLKRLLRIAFLYHNGWKISKIAALTEEEIIASVLEVGKLSKDHQQFILTLLEAAIDFDEKAFHQILDELIEKFGMEEAISKICYPFLKRIGVLWMTNNVIPAQEHFSSYLIQHKIIAETDKLTASNDKHRQILLFTPDGEYHEMPLLFLNYMLKKWGWSTIYLGSNIKLQQVKEIVQQNPIEYIFTHIITNFTRFEIDDYFELLCQALPGKTIVASGASTLAATRTFVNLRLLKSDEAIYAFIKSKMTS
- the lepB gene encoding signal peptidase I, with translation MPLEHVFIVYLVSLLLVLLPSFGIAKMFQKAGVESWKAYIPFYNTWVMQELAKRPKHWVFWQFIPVVGWFITPGIFIEFVKLFGRFTFGEHILAALAAPFYFPYVGNNPKIHYIGPEGAKRYHKPSWREWIDAAIFAIVAATLIRTFVFEAYTIPSGSMEKTLLINDFLFVSKFSYGPRIPNTPLSIPFVHNYIPGSSRTSYIRGVQLPYVRWFASPVKRGDVVVFNFPAGDTVINSPEYQSLRPYYDVKRAAKAGDMQSEYVLSHPDEYPIVVHPVDKSDNYIKRCVGVAGDTLEVKGGQVYINSKPAEAPPYSQIKYLVETKGQQLDEEAMKDYNVNLNDPNQIEPQGKNVFKMMLTNDGLQRMVKDGIIINYRPLLEEPATTDPRFWGQVLFPYDTLHKWTVDFFGPIWIPKKGATLQLTPENYTIYERAIRTYEHNEFYMQNGKFFLNGKETSSYTFKMDYYWMMGDNRHESQDSRFWGFVPEDRVVGKAWMIWFSWDSGPRWNRLFRIVK
- a CDS encoding cytidine deaminase, with amino-acid sequence MKENKFEFSYKVYSGIEELPEDQQWLLNEAREVTEQAYAPYSHFQVGAVARLANGEIVAGSNQENASFPVGLCAERVLLASVASLFPKVPVETIAISYKGDGHKSDHPISPCGICRQSLQEFESRVGHPIQLILGGMTGPVYIIDSASRLLPLAFTSEELKTS
- a CDS encoding methylated-DNA--[protein]-cysteine S-methyltransferase, whose protein sequence is MYTSYISSPVGNLQLQCSDEGITTVNFWEEAIATSDTHPLLKQCQQELEEYFAGQRKEFSIPLELNGTTFQTRVWTALQDIPYGKTVSYMGLSKTLGDVKAIRAVGTANGRNKIAIIIPCHRVIGSNSSLTGYAGGLWRKQWLLEHEAKFHSGVQTLPF
- a CDS encoding tRNA-binding protein; this translates as METITWADFDKIDIRVGAILSATNFPNAKKPAYQLTIDFGELGIKKSSAQITDLYEAEKLVGQQVIAVVNFPPKQIANFFSECLVLGIYDENKNVVLLQPQQPVSNGQKIG
- a CDS encoding transglutaminase family protein; the protein is MEETKEISALLKLIDDPDDEVFGSVSQRIIQFGRTIIPNLEDLWENTVSEDTQERIELLIHRLHLTDLTEDFRQWSLAGHHDLMVGALLASKFQYPDLSTASTLQEMEKLRRNIWLELNNYLTPLEQVRIVTGILYGYYGLKSNELNYSNVNDFLLHNVVETKRGNQISNGILYLILCDLLDIPVKAIDLPKQFVLAYFKPGYSSESEDQHINKIEFFIDPTSGQVFSHKDVEAYFKRISVPPVHAYFKPYSNKRVIQNLLEEMAKCFDDEKNFYKSEELLQLASLLDQ